The nucleotide sequence CGGCGCGCGGGCCGCCATCTCGAGAAGGGCCGCATCGTTATCTTCGGCGCAGGAGCAGGCCTCCCGTACTTCTCGACCGACACGGTGTCCGCCCAGCGCGCCCTCGAGATCGGCGCCGACGAGGTCCTGGTGGCCAAGAATGGCGTCGACGGGGTTTACTCCGACGACCCGCGGACCAACCCGGCGGCGACGAAGTACGACCACCTGACCTACCAGGACGCCCTCGTCAAGGGCCTCAAGGTGGTCGACTCGACCGCGTTCAGCCTCTGCATGGACAACGGCATGCCCATGCACGTGTTCGGCATGGAGCCTGCGGGCAACGTGGCGAAGGCGATCCTGGGCGAGCGCATCGGAACCCTCGTCAGCAACTGATCGCGACGCGGCGGGCCGGGCGTCCGCCCACCGCCGCCCGAGTAAGCTGACCAAGACATAAGGAGCATTGTGGCGATCA is from Frondihabitans australicus and encodes:
- the pyrH gene encoding UMP kinase, whose amino-acid sequence is MKTPKTNRRRVLLKLSGEAFGGGSLGVNPDVVSQLAGEIAEASKDVEVAIVVGGGNFFRGAELSQRGMERGRADYMGMLGTVMNALALQDFLEQTGASTRVQSAISMTQVAEPYIPRRAGRHLEKGRIVIFGAGAGLPYFSTDTVSAQRALEIGADEVLVAKNGVDGVYSDDPRTNPAATKYDHLTYQDALVKGLKVVDSTAFSLCMDNGMPMHVFGMEPAGNVAKAILGERIGTLVSN